One Falco naumanni isolate bFalNau1 chromosome 20 unlocalized genomic scaffold, bFalNau1.pat SUPER_20_unloc_1, whole genome shotgun sequence genomic window, CCGCAGCTCCTGGTGAGGGACTGGGGGAAGCCAGAGCCACCCCCGGGCTGCTCTAGCACCTCGGAAGCCTCCCCCAGGTGTGGGGCAGGGTTGTGCCCCATGGTGCAGCCACCCAgcactgggatggggtgggggacacTGGTGCCACCTGCTCAAGGTCACCCAGGTGGAGCTGAGCCCCCTGAGCTGTGCTCCCCTTCCTGCTCCAGACCAGGCAGGGGATGCAGGCGTCGACACAGCTCCCACCCCGACATCCTGGGAAGGGATGCTCTGGTCTGTCCATCCTTCATCCCTctgttcctccctccctccatccccagaTCGGCTGGGGCGCTGCACTCTCCTGCCGCTGCTATTTTTAGATCGATCTCCACCATCGATTAAGAACCACCATGACTGAGAGTGGCAGAggtcccagccctggcagcctgcagcaggcatGGCATcgctggggggctgctccctCTGGATCCAGGGGTGAGCTGGGATGGGAACATCATCGGGGATGGGAATGGGATGGGTCCAGCTCATCTCTCAACATGATGGGAGCAAACACCCCCAGATGGTCCTCCTCCAGCCTTGGGGACACGCAGTGCGCAGGGTGGAGCTGGGGTCCTGGGCAGAGGTGCAGGACAAACCCCTGGACCAGGCTTGGCACCCGTGGGTGGCACCCAGgagtgccagggcaggtggaTGCTCTTCCCAGAGGTGGGGGTCAAGGGGCTGCGGGACCAGTGGAGACCCAAGAAAGTCCATGGGGACAAGGTTCTTTTAGAGGGTGGGGCTGGACAGGCTTGGGGACAACCCTGCAGGACACAGGGACAttgtgctgcagcctggcaagGGACTGACACATCTGAGCTCCCCATCAGCGCAAGCCCCCAACGAGGGGAACCCACATCAGGCCTTCCTCTGCAGGGACACCCCAAAAAAGGGGAGCTGTAAATGCAGGGAGGGGACATCAGCATTGTCACCTACTGCCACCACATGGGGCTGGCTGTTGGGGCCCTGCCACACCACCAAGCACTGCCAAACCAGGGCTCTGACAGATGCCGAAACGTGGCTGAATTCCCCTgggaggggaaactgaggcagggacaAGCAGGGGACTCCCCAGGGCAGGGTCATGCCTGAGCCTCCCATAGCCTGGCTGTGATGGGAGGTGGGCGTGAGCACCCCTGCCCCTCACTGCAGCCGGGGCGGGTGCTGGGGGTCTTGCACTCACCCCCTCCTTGGCTCTTGCCCTCCCCTCCTGGGGGGGCCGCGCTGCAAATGAGCTGTGAGCAGCCCCAGATGGTGCGTGGCCGTATTTAGCGACAGTGAGATGCTTGCCAGGGAGGTGGCCCACACTCGCCTCGGCGCCGCTGGCACACGGATGTAACTCAGCCAGGAGCCACCTGGCTACTAGGGACCCCCAGTCTGGGTGGGGGAACTCAGCTGGGACCACTGGCTAGagtcccccccaccccccatcagCATCCTCAAGCGCCTGCAGAGCTTCCCATGCCTGGCGATGATGGGGACTGCGGTGTGGCTGGGTGGTCCCCCCAGGACTCCTCttgtcccctgcagcccccagggtgCAGGGGCATTGCCAGAGTGGGGCGaggcgggcagggaggggggtCAGGCTGCCCAAGGGGGCTCCTGGTCCCCTGCGGGCAGCCCTCAGCCCTGCCGTGCCCCCCAGctgcgctgccccggccccgagGTTATTCTGGGATCCCCTCCAGTGGAGCAGGGGTTGAGCAAGGGCCGGAGGGCCCGGGGGAGGGCCCGGGGGGGCGGTAACCTTATACCCGGCCCGGGATGGCTCCCGCGGTGTCGCTGAGCCAGCACATGGCCCTGGCACGGCCACCCGGTCCCTAcgggcacagccagccccgaGCCCACGGGGGTGGCCGCGGTACAGCGGGGGCTGCTCTGCGGGGGGTGTGTGGAACTCGGGAAGGTGTCCCCCAGCGTCCCCCAGCGTCCCCAGTGCCGGGGCGGTTGCACCCACCTGGCAGCGCCCGGGCGCGTCCCCGTATCGCCCACCGCCCCGGCATCACGGCGGTTGCACGGGGGGCGCTCGgtgacccccccacccccgggccTGCCCTTGCCGTGCCCGCAatcccccgcgccgcccgctgtcccccccgctcccggcaggaccccccggctccccccgcgccccccggccccggtgTCCACCCGGtgtccccgccccccccgccggtgcctgccccccccacctGCTCGGCCGCCTCCGGGTCGAGGTGCGGCTCCAGCAGCGGCACCGTGAACTGGATCTTGCGGGGGCTGTTGGGCTCCATGGCGGGCGGCGGCTCCGGCGGCTCCCGGCGGCTCCCGGCGGCtcccggccctgcccgggctgccccgccccgccccgccccgccccgcccccgcccggtGGGCGGTGGGACCCGCCAGGACAGACGCAGGGACGGAGAGGGGGGCACTGGGACCACGCGCCGGGACACTGGGATGGACACATGGACAGGgctgggacacagggacagaCACACGGACACGGACCCTGGGACACAGGGACGGACGCAATGAACACAGGGATGGGCTCCATGACACACGGACACAGGGATGGACCCCGGGGACACAGGGACTGACCCCGGGACACAGGGACGGACACAGGGACAGACACATGGACACAGGCACGGACCCTGGGACACAGTGATGGACACATGGACACAGGGATGGGCTCCATGACACACGGACACAGGGATGGACCCCGGGGACACAGGGACTGACCCCGGGACACAGGGACGGACGCAGGGACAGACACATGGACACAGGCACGGACCCTGGGACACAGTGATGGACACATGGACACAGGGATGGGCTCCATGACACACGGACACAGGGATGGACCCCGGGGACACAGGGACTGACCCCGGGACACAGGGACGGACACAGGGACAGACACATGGACACAGGCACGGACCCTGGGACACAGTGATGGACACATGGACACAGGGATGGGCTCCATGACACACGGACACAGGGATGGACCCCGGGGACACAGGGACTGACCCCGGGACACAGGGACGGACGCAGGGACAGACACATGGACACAGGCACGGACCCTGGGACACAGTGATGGACACATGGACACAGGGATGGGCTCCaggacacacagacacagacgCGGACcctgggacacagggacagacacacagacacagggATGGACCCCGGGACACAGTGGCAGCATGGATGGACcctgggacacagggacagaAACACATGGAGGCAAGGACAGACACATAGACAGGCCCCAGGACACATAGACAGACGTGGACACAGGGACAGATACATGGGCAAACCCTGGGACAAAGGGACAGACACACAGGCACAAGGACAGACTCCAGGACACAAGGACAGACATTTGGACACGTGGATGGACACGTGGATGGACCCTGGGACAACAGGACAGAGACACGGACACAAAAAGAAGCTCCAGGACACTGGGACAGACACGCAGAAAcaaggacagacagacaggccttgggatggacagacagacagacagcaggACGGGCGCTGGGGCGCAGAGGCACGTGGGCAGAGGGATGCTGGGACAGACATATGGGTGACGACGCGGGGATGGACACACAGACAGGCACGTGAACACAGAGGCGCACACCTGGACTGACGGACACCTGGACACGGGCACCGGCACACAGTGACATGCGGAGACAGCCACACGAGCAGTGGGacagccaggcacaggcagatGGACACCAGGACAGGCGGGCACACAGACGGACACTGATCGGCGCATGCTCTTGCATGCTCGGCcatgctcacacacacatacgCTGACACGcgtgtgcatgcacatgcacacccCATGACACGCAGGCGGGTGTGTGCACGTGCACCTGCAGATGTGTGCATACACATGCAGTCCCCACGCACGTGCGCACAGCCAGGTCAGGGCCTGTCAGGGGGAGTGACAAGGACAGGGACGGGTGCTCCCCCGGGGGGGCTTCCCAGGAGGTCCCGGCGGGTGCCAGCAGGGATGGCCAAAGTCCGGCAGCCCCCGTTTTGACACGGGGTGGCCTTGCCATCGTTCACCTGCACTTGGCCTCGCGGGGccagggacacagccagcagctctcgGGGACTGTGCCCCCCTCTGCAGTGACCAGCCCTGCGCCCCTTGTCTGTCCTAATGAGGCTGTTAATTGCAGGGCAATGGAAGGGGCTTGGTGTGGTGTCAGCCCCCCGCTGGCTGCATCGGAGGGGGGGTCCCAGCGGGGTGACAGTGGGTCCTGGAGGGGACGTGGGTCAGCCTGGTGCCAGTGGACAGGACAGATGGATGGACTGGGTGGCCACAGGGGCCTGGGCATCCCGGGGACACGGATGCTGTGGGCAGCAAGCTTGTGGGGacaccctaaaaaaaaaaaaaaaaaagaggatgaaaaattTAGTTGTAGAATTGAGGTGAGCAACAtcctggggggagggggcacagggtgGGGGTCTGCAGGGTGCCCCCACCCATGTCgggggctgcccccccaccccgcacccCACCCCTTGTCTCCTGCAACAGGGCTGCACCCCTCCGGTGCAATGCACCCCCGTACCCCATGCACCCCCACCCAGCAAAGCCCCCAGGacttggggcagggaggggggagctctggggggctgggggcgcccTGCCACAGCCGCCGTGAATGTGTGTCCCATCACTTATTcatgcaggcaggaggctgctgggatCTGGCAGGAGGAACTCGCTAACTAGGtcaggcaggaggggaggcagcGGCAGGGGCTGCCTGATCCCCCGGGTGCCCGGGCTGTGCCCTGCGCCGGGCAGGGAGCAGGCGCTGGGGGGTCCCCATGGCGGGGCCAGGGCAGCGTGGgaaggggatgctgctgccgGCAGTGTGTGGCCACAGGGCGCTGGGCATCTGGGCAAGGGTGCTGCCAGAAGAGCGGGGTGCTCTGCAGGGGGTGAAATTGCAGGATCACCCAAACCCCTGCATGAACGGCCCCTCATCCCCAAACCCAGTGGCTCTCCAGGGCCGGGTCCTGGTGTCCTGCTCCGATGTGATGCAGCCACCATTAATTACTGATGCAAAAAGCACTTGGTAAAATGCcactttgtgctgctgtgcccctctccagccccctgcactcatgtccccagcccctcactCCTGTGGTTGCATTTGGTGACACCCCCATGGGGTGTACCTGCTCCTGGGGTTTAATCCTTCCTGGTACTGGGTTTCTCTCCGCAGGGCTGCTTCGCCTTTGCGGTCCCCACTCCCCTAGATAGGggtcctcctcctccccagggaCCCCTGTGGCTGCTGAGTGATGGGGGGGGAGGGCATCCCTGCGCATCCCTCTGCCCACCCGTGCTCTGCCCACAGCCATTTCCTTTCGCTCCTCAATGGGCTTTAACAGGAAAAcccttcccagcttctttcTATCCAGCCTGAGCATCCTGGCTCCCTGCAGCGGGGGCTGCttctgtcagggaaaaaaagtcttgggGGCCAGcgtggaaataaaaatatctttggagCTGTGTAGGCACCTAGCAGAGGAGTTTGTGGGGGAGGATGAAGTGGAGAGATGGAGCCTGGGCCACAGGCTGGCTCCTGCTTGGCGTCCAAATGCCGGCATGGTGATGCTGGGTGTGTACGACTGAGAGCAGAGTGTGATGAGAGTGGGCTTGAGGATGGCAATGCATATgaaattgggggtgggggtgggggggcaatGTTCTGCCCCAGGATTGAGGTTAAACTGTCTGCTGTCAGGGCCAAAAATGCCAATATTTGGGCCTTAGTGGCAACCTGGGTCCCTTTGCTGCTAAATACGATGTCACCCGACCCTTGGGCTCTGtgcccaccctccccccccccaagccctggCATCTCGGGTGCTGGATGTGATCAGGGAGAAGAACAAGGCCGTTTTCCTGCTCCCACCCTGGAGCGGAGCCAGACAAGGGGTGATGTGAGCAGGGACATGCCTACATGCCTGCCCTTTGCAGGGGATGTGCCAGGTGAAGCCACTCCTGAGTCATCTGGCCCCCCCCTGAAGCCCCGGGCAGGAGGAACAGTTAATTCAGGGCTTCGCCCGCACTCACAGGCTAAAAATATCCCTCCCGCGGGCAGCACCATTCCTggccagctctgtgctgggagcttccttgccttttttgaCGGGATTGTGGCTCACGATGGGGCAGTGCCCAGGCTCCTCGCTGCCATATTGCCGAAACCCAACTCCTGGTGGAGTTGAGGGCATGGATGAGGGACCAGGGATCTTACCTTGGTAGCTGTGATGTCCCCACTGGAGGTGAGTGCTGTCTGCATGTTGGAGATGTCCTCTGTGTGCTTTCATTCCATTGCtggaggagatgctggaggGTGGCATTGGAGATGCCAGCCCAGCTTGGCAAATAACCTGCAGGGAAAACTGTCTCCATCACACCCTTGTCACCCTTCAAACCGGGGGTGGCTTCATCTGTCACCCCATGGGttccccccagcctggctcaTCCACCCTGGGCAGAGCCCCTTATCGGGGCCGTGCTGGGCTCACATGGCCAGCAGGCAATAAGCCACCTGTGCCACACACCCATTCCGCACTCCCTGACTGGCATGTTGGCACTGGCAGCCTGGCAGTGTGCTAGACCCTGGGATGCTCAGCCGGGAGGGAGCCAGGTGCTGCGGGGTGCGAAGCAaacctcctgctcctcctcacATCCATCCCCTGTGGAAAGCCGACCCAGCACCTCGTGCTCTGTGGGGAACTCAGGGCCTCGGGACCCCCACTGGGGTACCACAGCTGACCTCAGGGCAGGCTGGGTGCAGGACACCCCGCCAGAAGGTGAGTGCCCTGTTGCCCATGGCAAGGGTGACCTGTGTGGCTCAGTTGGTGCCTGGGCTATTATTAGCCACCCTCACCCACGCTGGCAGCTCATTAAGTTTTTCCCGTTGTGGTAGCGGATGTGGGTCAACGTTTGAGGTTTggctgttgatttttttaatttcctcttcaaAACAGATGAGTTTCCTCCCTCCTTGCTGACGACAGATGCCGCCGGGGGCcgggtgtggtggtggtgcagcaGGACGCCGCGGCTGATGGTCCCTCACCAGAGATAGGCAGCGCTTGgtggggctgcccagctgccccctgccccggtgAGTGCCAGAGCCACGCAGGGAGACTTGGGGGTGGTTTTGCCCATGAGGGGTTGGAGGGGGGGACCTGGGGGTTGCAGAGATGGAGGGCAGAAGAATGGGAGGTGGATGGACCTGGGTTttgggcagggaagaaaaagggcCATGAGTGTGATGGGGATTCTGGGCACCTGGGAGAGACGATTCCCTTACTCTGAGCAAATAGAAAACTCTTTTATGGCAGcaaagggatggggagcagagtAGGGACCAGAGGGGCTGAGGgagacagggctgggggtggcagggcatGGGGCTGGGATGATCTGGGATGCAGCAGGACAAAGGAGCCCTGGCTTGGTCCCCCAACCACAGTCCCGTGTGCCGCAGCCCCTCGCTGGGCTCTGCAAAGCCCCTTTGCCCCCGCGGCATTATCAGCCCAGGGGGTCTGTAGGCTGTTAATGGTTACACAGGGTGGtcacagcatctcctggctctgcagctcccgaggggctgggatggggagacTGCCCAGCCACGTGCCACAGGCAGGCTGGATGTGGCCTCGATGAAGAGCCCAGCTACaaggctgctgctccctgaccACCCCCAGCCGGGTGCCTGGGGGTGATGACCCTGCCCTGAGCATCATGGGGGTCTGGGGTGGCCCAGGTGGGTGCTGCCGGGTCCTGCCCAGGGCCTCACCCTGTCCTGCACCCTGCCTGGCAAGAGGGGAAATGGGGAAATGGTGACAGGGTGCCCTCCCTCTGCTGGGGACTGTTGGCAGGGTTGTGGCAAGGTGCTGTCGGGTGGGGGATGAACTGTGCAGTGGGCCACGGCTGGATTAggatgctggtgctgcaggagacGGCTTGACTGGGATGCTCCTGTTCCAGTGATGCTTGGGTGATTGCTGAACTGGGGTGCTCCTGCTCTGGCTGTGCTCAGCTATGGGGATGCGTGGCTGGGGCAGGCATACAGCTTGAGAACCCCATcccctgtggctgcaggggtgctgtggggttctgcctgtgctggggggggtgtgtccctgtccccagccaggacctgtgctggggagggtaGAGGACAAAGGACCAGGTGTCCTCAGTGGGTGCCATGGAGGAGCTGGATGCTGGGAGCCTGTAATCTTTCAGGTCCTCCAGGAACAGGGAACTCCTTGGGGACATGGTACCCTGCTTTGCTCAGGGGCTGTAGGACAGGTTGGGGATGGATGTAGAGCCACCTCCCTACGGGAGCTGGGGGGAGAGGCACTCGTTCGCCAGCGAGGAAGGTCCACACTCTGGAGCTCTGCATCATCTGTACTGGAGCATGCCCAGCTGTGGTGCAGCTCTGTATGCCTTATCTCAGCCCCACCAGATCTTCCGTTCCCTCCGGCAGCTCCATCCCcgtccccctccagccccttgGTGCAGTGTTGGCACCCAGGGAAATGTCTGGCCAGGGGCTGAGCACCCCTGGGCTTCCCAGAGCCCACCCAGCACCTGCCTGTAGAGCACCCGATAGTCCCACACCACGgacaggagctggaggagaccCCTCATCTTCACGGCTCTCCTGTCCCTGCAGGTACCATCCTGGCCTGTCTGGTGCTGCAGCCATGGAGGGAGCATCGCTGCTGAGCCCCTCCTCATGGGAGAAGCGTCGTGCATGGGTCAGACAAAGCCGGTGCTGGCGGACCACCACGGTGGAGGAAGAGGCGGCCGCTGCCATGCAGGATGTCCCTGAGCTACAGCCACCACACCTGGACGATGTCTTCCTCGAAGGTTGGGGAGGCCCTGGGCTGCAGATGGGATGGGGGTCCCTGTGCGCCGGCTCATCTCATTGGTGTTTCTGTCCCTCACCCAGGAAACCCCTCCAGCAAGATAGAGATGTGGCTGCAGGAGTGCGGGTGAGCTGGGCGGCAGGcgggggcagccctgggggtgccTGTGCCGTAACGCCATTCCCACAACAATGTTGGTGTcactgtggggacagggagggtgGTGGGACCATGGTCCCACTTGGCCCTTCCTGGAAGTTGCACCTGAGCAGGCACATGGGTGTCAGTGGGATGGCAGTGTCACTCCCTCCCCGCTGCCTGCATGCCCCCATGCAGGAAGTGCAGGTGGCACCTGGCTGTGGCTCTGCTACATGCCAGGGCCACCAGCGTGGGGTGTCAGTCCTGTGCCTGGCATCACATGGATGCATCCAGAAAatccctggctgggctgggagaaCAGGCTGGTAGCATCGCCCCCCTGCACCGTGCTGGGAGGTCTCCAGTGTCTCACAGGGGTCTGGGATCGGGGGTCTGTTGAGGGGACCCCCCTCTCCTGAGCATTCCACCACGGAGCACCTGCCTGCAAGCCCAGCCACTGTCTCCTTGCTTTCACCCTGTCCCCCATCGtctgtgtccctgtccccacctcTACTCAGGTCTCCCATTccacctccagccccccagcacagggGCATGGGGATGTGACTGGGGTCTTGCTCTCTTGCAGGTCATCGGGGGAAGTCCTGCCAGAGGAGCTGGGCTTGCCGGGCCCCTGTGGTATGTCAGCTTTGCCACCATGGTTCTCCTGGGGGGCTGAGGCTGGTGGTCCCTGCATGTCCCCAAAGCCCACCCAGCCCATGGGCTGCATGCAAGATGCAGAGTGATGAGCAGGGAGGTCTCTGAGGACCTTGAGACCTGTCCCCAGCTCTCTGTGCCTGCACCTTGCAAGGCTTTTCTCTCTTGCAGTGTGTGGGAGCAATGGGACCAGCTTCGAGGATGACCTGACCCTGGGAGCTGAAGGTACGAGCCACCCCTGGGTGTGCTggggtgtccccaggctgcccgggcagaggcagggggtcttgggacaggcaggagcagaCCTGGGGGGTCAGCCACCATTGGTAGCTTTTCCTCCAGGAGGGTTTTGGTGGAGCTGGGCTGTCCCCAAGCTCTGTGTCCCCACAGGCTCCAGGCTGTAGCTGTCAGGAAGGACATCTCCCAGGGTGGTGAGTGTGGGACCTTTCCCAAAATACCCCGTCTCATTTCCCgctgcctctctgctccctttttccagctcttctgctCCCAGGGAGCGACAAGGCCACAGGCAGGTGAGGTCTGGGGTCCCAGGGGAGGCTGGCAGTGAGGCTGGGGGCACTGTCCCTGTGCATCCTGCTGGCATTATCCCCTTTGCTCATCTTGCTGCAGAGCTCCACAGGACAAGCACCTCAACCTGGGGCACAGCATGGCATCCAGTGCCCTCTCCAGCCTCACCACCAAGACCAGCTCCAGGTAGGAGCGAGGTGGGGGTTCTCTGGTGGGGGGTGTCAGGTCACCCTGTCATGAGACTGGtccctgtggggctgagctggggctgcccccctACCCTGCAGCATCTCCGAGGTCCTGGAGTGGTGGCAGGCGGATGCTGAGGAGATCCTCTACAACCTGGGCTTTGTGCAGAGTGAGCCGGGGGCTGTGGCCCGCATCCCTGCACGCTTCTTCTCAGCTCCTTCCCATGCCAAAGGCATCGacttccagctcttcctcaaGGCCCAAGTGCAGCGCATGGAGATGGAGGACCCCTGCCTGATGCTGGCTAGTGAGTCCCCAAGCCCCCTGCCTGGGGAGACGCCAACAGCCACAGTGGGATCCAccatgctggctgggctttTCCCCTTCGGGGTGGTGGGAAAGATGctcctgtgcctcagtttccctatgCGTGAGCTAGGAGAACATAgccagcccaccccacccctgctgcagccccttgccCCATCTCCCAGCCTCACCGGGCATCCCTCAGCCCACAGCCACCCCCAATCCCCCCATTTCCTCCCATCCCCCCCAGGTCGCTTCCAGCAGGTCCAGGCTCTGGCTGCCACAGCagatgctttcttctgcctctaCTCCTATGTCTCACGGACCCCTGTGCAGCGCATCTCCCCCTCCCACCTCTCCTGGGCTTATCCAGATGTCCCCGACATCTGCATCACCCCTAACAAGCCCAGCACCCTTTCGCCCGTGGAGCGTCTGAAGAAGGCTGTGTCCACCATGTGCCTCTACATGTCCCCGCGGGATGAGGACAGCCCGCGTGGGACTGGCCGGGTGCCCACCGTGCCCACTAGCCAGCCCAGTGCCATGGGGAAGGTGGtgcaggaggtgctggagcgGGTGCGGGAGGAGAGGTTTCGGTTCGACCCAGCCCATGTCCTcaagggctggggaaggggtgggcGCACAGGGACGGTGCAGCACGAGTGGGGAGCAAAGGGTGGTCCCCCAATGCTGCCACCACCATGGCTGGTGCAGGGTGTCCCTGTGTGTTCCCATCAAGGTGGTGTGGATGCCCCAGCAtgctgtggagcagagcaggagccattcccacagccagccccaaCAGGGGCGCTGGTGGGTGCTGTGTGGGGACGCCTGGAGCGGCCCTGTCCCCATGGCCGGGGGAGTGttggcagccctgcagcagtggttcagggggctggggatgctctgTGCCTGGCGGGAGCAGCACAGGTCACCATGGAGGACCACAggctggatgctgctgccccATGGGTGAATGCCACCTTGTCCACGACGCTGGGTCCCCTGACTCCCCCTGCCAGCCAGATGTGGGTGACCCCCGAGTGCTCAGAGGGGCTGAGATCTGAGGGGGACTCCAGCTTTGGTTTTGGCTCCTGGAGGACCTCCTCCACGAGGATGGCAGGGTCCCATGGGTGCCACCCAGACCCCCTGGACCCCACTGGGGTACATTCCCCTGGCTCAGGCACACCAAGAGCTGGAGGCCACTGGACTCAGTGGAGCAGGGGCCGGTTCCAGGGGGGTACTCCGAGGGATCCTGGGCGGCAGCAGGGTGATTcactggggctgcagcccactGGGAAGGGCCCCTTGCTCCACTGTCGCAGCTGGCAGGAGCCGGTGGACTCCTTTGAGATGGAGGAGGTGAGGGGTGATGCCCAGGTGATGGGTGCAGAAGGgttgggggctggagggggctgggagcagagggcagcagTACAGGGAGCCCCTTCAGCTGGCGGGTGATGCTGGGTGAGCTGGCGCGGGGTGGGAAGGAGTTGGAGCAGGAAATGTCTCCAGAGCATTCTCAGGCTTTTAAGGTTTGAATGATTTAGAGCATCAAATGGAGCCTCTTGCAAGGGGGAGCTGGGGTCATGGGCATGATGGCCAGCTCCTGCACGCACATGCGTGCCTGTGTGGGCTTGCACATATGCACAAGCATCATTGCACACACACAGGAGGATGCATGGGTGCACACATGCACTGACGCACTTTtgcacatgcacatgtgtgcacTGACACACTCACCTGGTGCAGCTCCTCATGCATGTGTGCACTGACACACTCGCCCAGTACAGCTCCTCATGCACACGTGTGCACCGACACACTCACCTGGTGCAGCTCCTCACCCCGCCCTGCCGTTTCCTGCCTGCAGGTGCTGAGCGCCAGTGAGGAAGATAATGATGACGACTGTGATGCTTGCAATGAAGCTGTCCagtccctccatccctccatcaGGATCCAAAAAGGTAAGTTGTGGGGGTTCCCCACCCTCCTGAGGGGCACTGGGGACAgtggggctgccagcccagTGGGTGCCTGGTGCCAGCGCGTGTCCCCATGTCCTGTGTCCCCCTGCTCCAG contains:
- the TESPA1 gene encoding protein TESPA1 isoform X1 produces the protein MEGASLLSPSSWEKRRAWVRQSRCWRTTTVEEEAAAAMQDVPELQPPHLDDVFLEGNPSSKIEMWLQECGSSGEVLPEELGLPGPCVCGSNGTSFEDDLTLGAEALLLPGSDKATGRAPQDKHLNLGHSMASSALSSLTTKTSSSISEVLEWWQADAEEILYNLGFVQSEPGAVARIPARFFSAPSHAKGIDFQLFLKAQVQRMEMEDPCLMLASRFQQVQALAATADAFFCLYSYVSRTPVQRISPSHLSWAYPDVPDICITPNKPSTLSPVERLKKAVSTMCLYMSPRDEDSPRGTGRVPTVPTSQPSAMGKVVQEVLERVREERFRFDPAHVLKGWGRGGRTGTVQHEWGAKGGPPMLPPPWLVQGVPVCSHQGGVDAPACCGAEQEPFPQPAPTGALVGAVWGRLERPCPHGRGSVGSPAAVVQGAGDALCLAGAAQVTMEDHRLDAAAPWVNATLSTTLGPLTPPASQMWVTPECSEGLRSEGDSSFGFGSWRTSSTRMAGSHGCHPDPLDPTGVHSPGSGTPRAGGHWTQWSRGRFQGGTPRDPGRQQGDSLGLQPTGKGPLLHCRSWQEPVDSFEMEEVLSASEEDNDDDCDACNEAVQSLHPSIRIQKGFMLHASSGQSDSSGFVEEPVPGQTPIAQLHSTDQTA
- the TESPA1 gene encoding protein TESPA1 isoform X3; the protein is MEGASLLSPSSWEKRRAWVRQSRCWRTTTVEEEAAAAMQDVPELQPPHLDDVFLEGNPSSKIEMWLQECGSSGEVLPEELGLPGPCVCGSNGTSFEDDLTLGAEALLLPGSDKATGRAPQDKHLNLGHSMASSALSSLTTKTSSSISEVLEWWQADAEEILYNLGFVQSEPGAVARIPARFFSAPSHAKGIDFQLFLKAQVQRMEMEDPCLMLASRFQQVQALAATADAFFCLYSYVSRTPVQRISPSHLSWAYPDVPDICITPNKPSTLSPVERLKKAVSTMCLYMSPRDEDSPRGTGRVPTVPTSQPSAMGKVVQEVLERVLSASEEDNDDDCDACNEAVQSLHPSIRIQKGFMLHASSGQSDSSGFVEEPVPGQTPIAQLHSTDQTA
- the TESPA1 gene encoding protein TESPA1 isoform X4; the protein is MEGASLLSPSSWEKRRAWVRQSRCWRTTTVEEEAAAAMQDVPELQPPHLDDVFLEGNPSSKIEMWLQECGSSGEVLPEELGLPGPCVCGSNGTSFEDDLTLGAEALLLPGSDKATGRAPQDKHLNLGHSMASSALSSLTTKTSSSISEVLEWWQADAEEILYNLGFVQSEPGAVARIPARFFSAPSHAKGIDFQLFLKAQVQRMEMEDPCLMLASRFQQVQALAATADAFFCLYSYVSRTPVQRISPSHLSWAYPDVPDICITPNKPSTLSPVERLKKAVSTMCLYMSPRDEDSPRGTGRVPTVPTSQPSAMGKVVQEVLSASEEDNDDDCDACNEAVQSLHPSIRIQKGFMLHASSGQSDSSGFVEEPVPGQTPIAQLHSTDQTA
- the TESPA1 gene encoding protein TESPA1 isoform X2; translated protein: MASSALSSLTTKTSSSISEVLEWWQADAEEILYNLGFVQSEPGAVARIPARFFSAPSHAKGIDFQLFLKAQVQRMEMEDPCLMLASRFQQVQALAATADAFFCLYSYVSRTPVQRISPSHLSWAYPDVPDICITPNKPSTLSPVERLKKAVSTMCLYMSPRDEDSPRGTGRVPTVPTSQPSAMGKVVQEVLERVREERFRFDPAHVLKGWGRGGRTGTVQHEWGAKGGPPMLPPPWLVQGVPVCSHQGGVDAPACCGAEQEPFPQPAPTGALVGAVWGRLERPCPHGRGSVGSPAAVVQGAGDALCLAGAAQVTMEDHRLDAAAPWVNATLSTTLGPLTPPASQMWVTPECSEGLRSEGDSSFGFGSWRTSSTRMAGSHGCHPDPLDPTGVHSPGSGTPRAGGHWTQWSRGRFQGGTPRDPGRQQGDSLGLQPTGKGPLLHCRSWQEPVDSFEMEEVLSASEEDNDDDCDACNEAVQSLHPSIRIQKGFMLHASSGQSDSSGFVEEPVPGQTPIAQLHSTDQTA